The DNA sequence CCCAGAACCGCGCGTCTGACCCAGCAGCGGCCACATTCCGAAAGAACTCCAAACCCGTCAGTCGCTCGATTTCTACCACAGGCACCTGGTAAGCTGTGAGGGGCCGCTCCACGGCAATCGGTTCGTTCGGCATTAGGAAGGCAGCAGCTTCATGTGCCCCGTCCGCTCGCTCACCTAATATAACTTTGAAGAGGTGTGTGGGGACCGCAACGTCGCGCTTGCCCACAAGCTCATAGCAGACAATCTTCCGCAAGTGCACTGCTGCCTTGTCATTTCCACAGTGGCAGTGTTCTCCAGAAGCCAACACTCCGCTACTCACAGGTTTTACTGGAGACGGACATTGCGATGGTTCCGCCCACCGCCACGTGCGCACATCACCATCCACGAGCCGCGGGTGGAAGACAGGTCCCGTCACTACCCACAATCCCCTCTCATAATACCGCCGCAACTTCCGTGTGAGGTTTTCCAACCGCAGCCAGTCGACAGCATTCATTGTCATGTCCTGTGGTACAGTGTTCGCATTCATGTTAAAGGTCTGAGCCAACTCAACAGTAGAGCTCTTGTGAAACTGTGCGGCAGCAAGGTGACCTCGGCTGAGGCCTCGTGAGTGCTGTCCCCTGCCACCCCCAATATAGTCACCGGGCTGCACGCGGAACAACTGAGGCACCGTCATGTCCGCAAAGAACCTCATTCCATCTCGCTGGGCTTCCGCTGCGGAAGCGTTTACTAAGTCGTTATCAGCCGTGACCACTGAATCAGCAG is a window from the Trypanosoma brucei brucei TREU927 chromosome 8, complete sequence genome containing:
- a CDS encoding endonuclease G, putative encodes the protein MHRITVRLMPTDTCTVIPLTPSITLCGINCRKKHTMAVSASSVGRAFAFLGTALAGGAIGMVVERGGWFGVDKCHPSPVPYQQMTERTSPEVLHVQCPQPAYPKERCNDDGGETTPFVLRLTSKGLPSDDHLRYYKGFVSSLNYERRIPNWVLEYIPGRTTAADSVVTADNDLVNASAAEAQRDGMRFFADMTVPQLFRVQPGDYIGGGRGQHSRGLSRGHLAAAQFHKSSTVELAQTFNMNANTVPQDMTMNAVDWLRLENLTRKLRRYYERGLWVVTGPVFHPRLVDGDVRTWRWAEPSQCPSPVKPVSSGVLASGEHCHCGNDKAAVHLRKIVCYELVGKRDVAVPTHLFKVILGERADGAHEAAAFLMPNEPIAVERPLTAYQVPVVEIERLTGLEFFRNVAAAGSDARFWGRELDALPNICRRVVCEARTAGMFRSYRDVARLRAAGSLPELQSVYSILLAEQQQKCGNTAGITVALDGVVAQEYRERLRELMVVSTNDTG